The following proteins are co-located in the Longimicrobium sp. genome:
- a CDS encoding ABC transporter substrate-binding protein, with protein sequence MPGFRWTRSATAAAIFAAAVAAQACGGGADPAAERLRRAESGRGEIVIGAAWPWAARSKLLYKQGLDMAAAEVNAKGGVLGRQIRIVSADDHESVDDGRLVAQRFAENPDVVAVIGHLQSYVTIPAAPIYDLAGVVLLAPAATDPELTQGHFSHVFRGTFSDLAAGAQLADYAHARGYRSVAIYYVRNPYGRSLANAFEEHAAELGIRIAARQSYDPNTVPGAPALGPLLDDWKQLGFDAILLAGETPHAATFLTEARRHGITAPVLGGDALGVPDLLAAGPAAEGTVIVAAFHPDAPNPQVRRFSGAFRARYGQPPDAAAALGYDAVHLLADAIGRAHSTAPDRVARALHETRGWTGVTGPFTFDASGDLPTKPITTITVRGGRFEYLGGASPASPGMVASRGRR encoded by the coding sequence ATGCCTGGATTCCGCTGGACCCGGAGCGCCACCGCCGCCGCGATCTTCGCGGCGGCGGTGGCGGCGCAGGCGTGCGGCGGCGGCGCGGACCCGGCGGCCGAGCGCCTCCGCCGCGCCGAGAGCGGCAGGGGCGAGATCGTCATCGGCGCGGCGTGGCCGTGGGCCGCGCGCAGCAAGCTGCTCTACAAGCAGGGGCTGGACATGGCCGCCGCCGAGGTGAACGCGAAGGGCGGCGTGCTGGGCCGGCAGATCCGCATCGTTTCCGCCGACGACCACGAATCGGTGGACGACGGCCGGCTCGTGGCCCAGCGCTTCGCCGAGAACCCCGACGTGGTCGCCGTCATCGGCCATCTCCAGTCGTACGTCACCATCCCCGCCGCCCCCATCTACGACCTGGCCGGCGTGGTCCTCCTCGCCCCGGCCGCGACCGACCCGGAGCTGACGCAGGGGCACTTCTCGCACGTCTTCCGCGGCACCTTCAGCGACCTGGCCGCGGGCGCGCAGCTGGCCGACTACGCGCACGCCCGCGGCTACCGCAGCGTGGCCATCTACTACGTCCGCAACCCCTACGGCCGCTCGCTGGCCAACGCGTTCGAGGAGCACGCCGCCGAGCTGGGGATCCGCATCGCCGCGCGGCAGAGCTACGACCCCAACACCGTTCCCGGCGCCCCCGCGCTGGGCCCGCTGCTGGACGACTGGAAGCAGCTGGGCTTCGACGCCATCCTCCTGGCCGGCGAGACGCCGCACGCGGCCACCTTCCTGACCGAGGCGCGCCGCCACGGCATCACCGCGCCCGTGCTGGGCGGCGACGCGCTGGGCGTGCCCGACCTCCTGGCCGCCGGCCCCGCCGCGGAGGGAACGGTGATCGTGGCCGCCTTCCACCCCGACGCGCCGAACCCGCAGGTGCGGCGCTTCTCCGGCGCCTTCCGCGCGCGCTACGGCCAGCCCCCCGACGCCGCGGCCGCGCTGGGGTACGACGCCGTGCACCTCCTGGCCGACGCCATCGGCCGCGCGCACAGCACCGCGCCGGACCGTGTCGCCCGCGCGCTGCACGAGACGCGCGGGTGGACCGGCGTCACCGGCCCCTTCACCTTCGACGCGTCGGGCGACCTGCCCACCAAGCCCATCACCACCATCACCGTGCGCGGCGGGCGCTTCGAGTACCTGGGCGGCGCCAGCCCCGCGTCTCCCGGGATG
- a CDS encoding NHLP bacteriocin export ABC transporter permease/ATPase subunit: MSAPALRSLFAAHGAPVTPAGPFLLGGDTGWLVAQGHVDVFAVRVAEGEPTGARRHLVRVESGGALLGVGEAAGAHGMGLLAAPAVNARLLALPQARLRDAAGGGERDAAAAAVEGWAAALCTGIARDVVPRRSEDLAEGMAITLPAGATVRPVGVVWLRHREGSTDLLGDATLRLSGDVPVPIAAPAWVTAEAEARVAAEAMPEPAEAWRGMARLHGLVLGAAAELAAREETADRDRLRRRAALDRSVLARATGRLASVIETRRAAGGMRMRAADDDEDALFASCRLVAEAQGIAVRPPPAATEMKLASIARASGFQTRTVMLRDDWWRRDSGPMLAFLDAEKRFVALLPVRGRSYVLCDPVERARTPVDGKVAGTLTPFAYAFYRPFDPGPVGIGGLLRFGIRGCGRDVTTLLLVGFAGGALAMAPPIATGLLFNSVIPGAERAQLAQLTAVLLAVAVAAALFQLTRAVALTRIEGKAGAAVQAAVWDRLLSLPPGFFRARAAGDLASRAMGVDSIREALSGATATALLGLVFSTFNFALLFHYSGRLAGWATLMAGILVAATIASSFVQLRRQRVLSRLQAEIEGVVLQLLTGIAKLRAAAAEARAFGLWAERFAEQRRLRYAVRRAAGGLASFNAAFPVLAQAVIFAAAAAVVGGDHGMKTGDFLAFMAAFGAFTGALLTTSQAVTNALAAVPQYEIARPILEAEPETDLGRADPGVLTGQVSMQHLFFRYSVDGGYVLNDLSLNAEAGEFVALVGPSGSGKSTLLRLLLGFEQPESGSIFFDGQELGGLDLLALRRQIGVVLQNGRLMPGDLFSNIVGSTGALLEDAWEAARMSGLDGDIKAMPMGMHTVVSEGGSTLSGGQRQRLMIARAIVTRPRILLFDEATSALDNRTQAIVADSLAGLRSTRLVIAHRLSTVIHADRICVIQKGTVVQSGRYEELMEVDGPFRELARRQIA, from the coding sequence ATGAGCGCCCCCGCCCTCCGCTCGCTCTTCGCGGCGCACGGCGCGCCCGTCACCCCCGCGGGGCCGTTCCTGCTCGGTGGGGACACGGGGTGGCTGGTGGCTCAGGGGCATGTGGACGTGTTCGCGGTGCGGGTGGCGGAGGGCGAGCCCACCGGCGCGCGCCGCCACCTGGTGCGCGTGGAGTCCGGCGGCGCGCTCCTGGGCGTGGGCGAGGCCGCGGGGGCGCATGGGATGGGATTGCTCGCGGCTCCGGCGGTGAACGCGCGCCTCCTCGCGCTTCCGCAGGCGCGGCTGCGCGACGCGGCCGGCGGCGGGGAGCGGGACGCGGCGGCCGCGGCGGTGGAGGGGTGGGCGGCGGCGCTCTGCACGGGGATCGCGCGCGACGTGGTTCCCCGGCGCTCGGAGGACCTGGCGGAGGGGATGGCCATCACCCTTCCCGCCGGGGCCACGGTGCGTCCGGTGGGCGTCGTCTGGCTGCGGCACCGCGAGGGGAGCACCGACCTGCTGGGCGACGCCACCCTCCGCCTCTCCGGCGACGTCCCCGTTCCCATCGCCGCGCCGGCGTGGGTGACTGCGGAGGCGGAGGCGCGGGTGGCCGCCGAGGCCATGCCGGAGCCGGCCGAGGCGTGGCGGGGGATGGCGCGGCTGCACGGCCTGGTGCTGGGCGCCGCCGCCGAGCTGGCGGCCCGCGAGGAGACCGCCGACCGCGACCGGCTGCGGCGCCGCGCCGCGCTGGACCGCTCGGTGCTCGCGCGGGCCACGGGGCGCCTCGCCTCGGTCATCGAGACGCGCCGCGCCGCCGGCGGGATGCGGATGCGCGCAGCGGACGACGACGAGGACGCGCTCTTCGCCTCGTGCCGCCTGGTGGCCGAGGCGCAGGGGATCGCGGTGCGCCCGCCGCCCGCCGCCACGGAGATGAAGCTGGCCTCCATCGCCCGCGCCTCGGGCTTCCAGACGCGCACGGTGATGCTGCGCGACGACTGGTGGCGGCGCGACAGCGGGCCGATGCTGGCCTTCCTGGACGCGGAGAAGCGCTTCGTCGCCCTCCTTCCCGTGCGCGGGCGCAGCTACGTGCTCTGCGACCCGGTGGAGCGCGCCCGCACGCCGGTGGACGGCAAGGTGGCGGGAACGCTGACCCCCTTCGCCTACGCCTTCTACCGCCCGTTCGATCCCGGCCCGGTGGGAATCGGGGGGCTGCTCCGCTTCGGCATCCGCGGGTGCGGGCGCGACGTGACGACGCTGCTGCTGGTCGGCTTCGCGGGCGGCGCGCTGGCGATGGCGCCGCCGATCGCCACGGGGCTCCTGTTCAACTCCGTGATCCCCGGTGCCGAGCGGGCGCAGCTGGCGCAGCTCACCGCCGTCCTCCTGGCCGTGGCCGTGGCGGCCGCGCTGTTCCAGCTCACCCGCGCGGTGGCGCTGACGCGCATCGAGGGGAAGGCGGGCGCCGCGGTGCAGGCCGCCGTGTGGGACCGGCTGCTATCGCTGCCGCCCGGCTTCTTCCGCGCGCGCGCCGCGGGCGACCTGGCATCGAGAGCGATGGGGGTGGACTCCATCCGCGAGGCGCTGTCGGGGGCGACGGCCACGGCGCTGCTGGGGCTGGTCTTCTCCACCTTCAACTTCGCCCTCCTCTTCCACTACAGCGGGCGGCTGGCGGGGTGGGCCACGCTGATGGCGGGGATCCTGGTTGCCGCGACCATCGCCAGCAGCTTCGTGCAGCTGCGGCGGCAGCGGGTGCTGAGCCGGCTGCAGGCGGAGATCGAGGGGGTGGTGCTGCAGCTGCTCACGGGCATCGCCAAGCTGCGCGCCGCCGCGGCCGAGGCGCGCGCCTTCGGGCTGTGGGCCGAGCGCTTCGCCGAGCAGCGGCGGCTGCGCTACGCTGTGCGCCGCGCGGCGGGCGGGCTGGCCAGCTTCAACGCCGCCTTCCCGGTCCTGGCGCAGGCGGTGATCTTCGCCGCCGCGGCGGCCGTGGTGGGCGGGGACCACGGGATGAAGACGGGAGATTTCCTGGCGTTCATGGCGGCGTTCGGCGCCTTCACCGGGGCGCTGCTCACCACCAGCCAGGCGGTGACCAACGCGCTGGCCGCCGTGCCGCAGTACGAGATCGCCCGCCCCATCCTGGAAGCCGAGCCGGAGACCGACCTGGGCCGCGCCGACCCCGGCGTGCTCACCGGGCAGGTGTCCATGCAGCACCTCTTCTTCCGCTACTCGGTGGACGGCGGGTACGTGCTGAACGACCTGTCCCTGAACGCCGAGGCGGGCGAGTTCGTGGCGCTCGTCGGGCCGTCGGGATCGGGGAAGTCCACGCTGCTGCGGCTGCTGCTGGGCTTCGAGCAGCCCGAGTCGGGGTCCATCTTCTTCGACGGGCAGGAGCTGGGCGGGCTGGACCTGCTGGCGCTGCGCCGGCAGATCGGCGTGGTGCTGCAGAACGGGCGATTGATGCCGGGTGACCTGTTCTCCAACATCGTGGGCTCCACCGGCGCGCTGCTGGAGGACGCGTGGGAGGCCGCGCGGATGAGCGGGCTGGACGGCGACATCAAGGCCATGCCCATGGGGATGCACACGGTGGTGAGCGAGGGCGGAAGCACGCTCTCCGGTGGCCAGCGGCAGCGGCTGATGATCGCCCGCGCCATCGTCACCCGCCCGCGCATCCTCCTCTTCGACGAGGCCACCAGCGCGCTGGACAACCGCACGCAGGCCATCGTGGCCGACTCGCTGGCGGGGCTGCGCTCCACGCGCCTGGTGATCGCCCACCGCCTGAGCACCGTAATCCACGCCGACCGCATCTGCGTCATCCAGAAGGGAACCGTGGTGCAGTCGGGAAGATACGAGGAGCTGATGGAGGTGGACGGCCCGTTCCGGGAGCTGGCGAGGCGGCAGATCGCTTGA